One part of the Bacteroidia bacterium genome encodes these proteins:
- the nuoK gene encoding NADH-quinone oxidoreductase subunit NuoK, translating to MLSLPAFLIISILIFSLGIFLVLSRRNAIMALMGVELILNAANINFVAFAQYDRIDLDGQMAALFVMVLAAAEVAVALAIILQVYRKYGNIDLGKISKLKG from the coding sequence ATGCTTTCACTGCCTGCATTTTTGATAATAAGTATCCTGATATTCTCTCTGGGCATCTTTTTGGTCCTGAGTAGAAGGAATGCGATCATGGCACTCATGGGGGTTGAGCTTATCCTTAATGCTGCCAATATAAATTTCGTGGCTTTCGCCCAATATGATCGTATCGACCTGGATGGGCAGATGGCTGCTTTATTTGTGATGGTGCTGGCTGCTGCCGAAGTTGCTGTAGCACTAGCGATCATTTTACAAGTGTATCGCAAGTATGGAAATATTGACCTGGGAAAAATCAGCAAACTTAAAGGATAG
- a CDS encoding amidohydrolase family protein, giving the protein MRKISYTYILLCSLLMLGMGGLQAQMSKGKNGTFALKNATIHTVTNGTQTGTLIIQDGKITAMGASVSIPAGAEEIDCSGKHIYPGMIDGGTTLGLSEISSISLTNDFREVGDLNPHMQALTAVNPNAVAIPVTRVNGVTTVLAQPTGGIFPGTAALINLHGYTPKQMYAGFKAVRLLFPATGRRSRFDRRSEEDMKKDLDKKLKKLNEVWDQAKAFAEVADAHKAGKAEEPAYYPEMEALVPVVKGEAKLLIEVNSASDILSAISWCTDKGVDAIFTGVAEGWRVAEKLAESKIPVITGPVLQTPRRSSDRYDKAYANAGLMQKAGVKVAIRTDDSENVRNLPFNAGFAAAYGMGTEEALKAVTIIPAEIFGVSEQLGSIEVGKSATLFVSDGDPFETKTTISHLFIEGWNIPIDSRQIRLYDEFLERDPGTKK; this is encoded by the coding sequence ATGAGAAAAATATCATATACATATATCCTTCTTTGCAGTCTGCTCATGCTCGGCATGGGAGGTCTGCAGGCTCAGATGAGCAAAGGGAAGAATGGAACGTTCGCCCTTAAGAATGCCACCATTCATACAGTTACCAATGGTACGCAAACGGGAACCCTTATTATTCAGGATGGAAAGATCACTGCTATGGGTGCTTCTGTTTCAATTCCTGCAGGAGCTGAAGAGATTGATTGCAGTGGAAAGCATATTTATCCAGGTATGATCGATGGTGGTACTACCCTGGGTCTATCGGAAATTAGTTCTATCTCTTTGACCAATGACTTCCGAGAAGTAGGAGATCTTAATCCACATATGCAGGCACTGACGGCTGTGAATCCTAATGCAGTAGCTATTCCGGTTACCCGTGTAAATGGAGTTACAACTGTTTTGGCTCAGCCAACAGGTGGGATTTTTCCCGGTACAGCAGCTCTTATCAATCTTCATGGATATACGCCAAAGCAAATGTATGCCGGCTTCAAAGCGGTACGCCTTCTCTTCCCTGCAACGGGTCGCAGAAGTCGTTTTGACAGGAGAAGTGAAGAGGACATGAAAAAAGATCTCGATAAAAAGCTCAAAAAGCTAAATGAAGTCTGGGATCAGGCCAAGGCATTTGCTGAAGTTGCAGATGCACATAAAGCCGGCAAAGCTGAAGAGCCTGCTTATTATCCGGAAATGGAAGCTTTAGTTCCTGTTGTAAAAGGAGAAGCCAAATTGCTGATCGAAGTAAATTCTGCCTCAGATATTCTTTCTGCCATTAGCTGGTGTACGGATAAAGGAGTAGATGCCATCTTTACCGGAGTTGCTGAAGGATGGAGAGTAGCCGAAAAATTGGCAGAGTCCAAAATCCCGGTAATCACAGGTCCTGTACTTCAGACTCCACGCCGTTCTTCTGATAGATATGACAAAGCATATGCAAATGCGGGACTCATGCAGAAAGCCGGAGTGAAAGTGGCTATCCGTACCGATGATTCGGAGAACGTTCGTAACCTCCCTTTCAATGCGGGTTTTGCTGCAGCTTATGGAATGGGTACCGAAGAAGCGCTCAAAGCAGTAACTATAATTCCTGCTGAGATCTTTGGCGTTTCCGAGCAATTAGGTTCCATTGAAGTTGGTAAGAGTGCTACCCTCTTTGTATCAGATGGAGATCCTTTTGAGACAAAAACGACAATATCTCACCTCTTCATCGAGGGATGGAATATTCCTATCGATAGCCGCCAAATCAGGCTATATGATGAATTCCTTGAAAGAGACCCAGGTACAAAGAAATAA
- a CDS encoding alpha/beta fold hydrolase yields the protein MWKSFEIALTQAKISGKEKGSGEHVLICIHGYLQDKHLFDRLWEKVPDNWIIVCIDMPLFGRSEWKKKHKPMNKKFLRKMWASFRQRYPNKELNLLGFSMGGKMAMNLVGMVKDPPENVILISPDGISRNVLQNFAMFNPLGKQVLKGFLRFPAPIIYASRFAYRLKLIDRFTHDFMYGNFGSAKLRKALRTYMLVYSGLKVPLKKLQKRTQEHQIKWQIIWGRQDGIISSKGIQRFQKLIPEAQGDFIETGHLVVDLKPKEVRKLLNQFLELKGKDMVSPE from the coding sequence ATGTGGAAATCCTTTGAGATAGCGCTAACTCAAGCAAAAATATCGGGGAAAGAAAAAGGATCAGGCGAGCATGTACTCATCTGTATTCACGGCTATCTGCAGGACAAGCATCTTTTTGACAGGCTTTGGGAAAAGGTACCCGATAACTGGATTATCGTCTGCATTGATATGCCTTTATTCGGGCGTTCAGAATGGAAGAAAAAGCATAAGCCCATGAACAAGAAGTTTTTGCGGAAAATGTGGGCCTCTTTTCGCCAACGCTATCCCAATAAAGAGTTGAATTTGTTGGGCTTTAGTATGGGAGGGAAAATGGCTATGAATCTGGTTGGCATGGTAAAAGATCCCCCTGAAAATGTCATTCTGATCTCTCCGGATGGGATTAGTAGAAACGTCCTACAAAATTTTGCCATGTTCAATCCCTTGGGTAAGCAGGTCCTGAAAGGATTTTTACGCTTCCCGGCTCCTATCATCTATGCTTCAAGATTTGCCTATCGACTCAAACTTATCGATCGCTTTACCCATGATTTCATGTATGGGAATTTCGGCTCTGCTAAATTGAGGAAAGCACTACGAACTTATATGCTGGTTTATTCCGGATTAAAAGTTCCCCTAAAGAAACTGCAAAAACGAACACAGGAGCATCAGATTAAATGGCAAATCATCTGGGGAAGACAAGACGGAATCATCAGTTCCAAAGGCATCCAGAGATTTCAGAAACTCATTCCAGAAGCCCAGGGCGACTTCATCGAAACCGGTCACCTCGTCGTAGACCTCAAACCAAAGGAGGTCCGCAAGCTATTAAATCAGTTTTTAGAACTGAAAGGAAAAGATATGGTCTCTCCAGAATAA
- a CDS encoding amidohydrolase family protein, whose protein sequence is MKLLLRSTCFLSLALCLFLGLPVQQLVAQGSGNLKPVNRTYALTNVNIMQAPGKSLGMGTVVIKDGLIMAVGTNVSIPADAQRIKADSMYVYAGFIEGVSHTGVPKPKADRNRPRVEVPGNPPNNIAGIMPERSVKELLKADDKSISAMRALGFTASHTVPHGNPLPGQGAVILLDGKSADDMIFMENTSLFSTLQGNRGVYPGTVIGVMAKFRDLYRNAELSKSHAEKYTSNPIGKARPNNDRVLTAFYPSIDKKQNIFFHTQNLSTAFRALKLQKELGFNLTLVELKEGWELIDKIKSSGTTVFLSTDLPKKPEAKKEDKEEGKEMTMGEKEVEALEARKAEWYKKYAAQAAMFQEAGITFGLSNLEVSGKDIKSNLRTMIEHGLSEDAALAALTTGPAELLGLSSVMGTVEKGKMANLVVSDMPYFNEKSQVRYVFVDGSMYKYEAKAKKKKKSKGGAEPSGESNMAAVLGEWSFEAETPGQSGTGTITFTEENGSIVGTLESDQGPGEVQDLDNVILDGNDLSFSMSIDGGGQNITIEISVVLDGESFEGDMEVGSFGSFPIKGERTSTPE, encoded by the coding sequence ATGAAACTATTGCTACGTAGCACCTGTTTCCTCAGTTTGGCCTTATGCCTATTTCTGGGGTTACCGGTCCAGCAGCTTGTTGCTCAAGGTAGCGGCAATCTTAAACCCGTCAATCGTACCTACGCCCTCACCAATGTAAATATCATGCAAGCACCCGGCAAAAGCCTGGGCATGGGGACTGTAGTAATCAAGGACGGTCTTATTATGGCAGTAGGGACCAATGTATCCATCCCTGCAGATGCACAGCGCATCAAGGCTGACTCTATGTATGTCTATGCCGGATTTATTGAAGGTGTTTCGCATACGGGAGTACCTAAACCCAAAGCAGACAGAAATCGTCCACGCGTAGAAGTACCGGGAAATCCCCCGAATAATATCGCGGGAATTATGCCTGAGAGAAGTGTGAAGGAATTGCTCAAGGCAGATGACAAATCTATTTCTGCGATGAGAGCTTTGGGATTTACAGCTTCTCATACAGTACCCCATGGAAACCCGCTTCCGGGTCAGGGAGCCGTCATCTTGTTGGATGGCAAAAGTGCTGATGATATGATCTTCATGGAAAACACCTCTTTGTTTAGCACCTTACAGGGAAACAGGGGAGTTTATCCGGGAACCGTCATTGGAGTTATGGCGAAATTCAGAGACCTCTACAGAAATGCAGAGCTCAGTAAATCGCATGCCGAAAAATATACCAGCAATCCCATCGGCAAAGCTCGTCCAAACAATGACCGCGTATTGACTGCCTTTTATCCCAGCATTGATAAAAAGCAAAACATCTTTTTCCACACACAAAATCTTTCAACTGCCTTCCGTGCCCTCAAACTGCAAAAAGAACTGGGCTTCAATTTGACCCTGGTTGAACTGAAAGAGGGTTGGGAACTGATTGACAAAATCAAGAGCAGTGGAACCACTGTTTTTCTTTCCACCGACCTGCCCAAAAAGCCAGAAGCAAAGAAGGAAGATAAGGAAGAAGGCAAAGAGATGACTATGGGTGAAAAAGAGGTTGAAGCTCTTGAAGCCCGAAAAGCTGAATGGTATAAAAAATATGCAGCTCAGGCAGCTATGTTTCAGGAAGCAGGAATCACCTTTGGGCTTTCAAACCTGGAAGTAAGCGGAAAGGATATAAAAAGTAACCTTCGAACCATGATCGAGCATGGACTGAGCGAAGATGCCGCTTTGGCTGCCTTGACAACCGGACCGGCAGAACTGCTGGGACTATCTTCTGTCATGGGAACTGTTGAAAAGGGAAAAATGGCCAATTTGGTTGTTTCGGATATGCCTTATTTCAATGAGAAATCACAGGTTCGCTATGTCTTTGTTGATGGTAGCATGTACAAATATGAAGCTAAGGCCAAAAAGAAGAAAAAGTCTAAAGGAGGTGCTGAACCTAGTGGGGAAAGCAATATGGCTGCTGTACTTGGAGAATGGAGCTTTGAAGCAGAAACTCCCGGTCAAAGCGGAACAGGTACCATTACTTTCACAGAAGAAAATGGAAGCATTGTTGGAACACTTGAAAGTGACCAGGGGCCTGGAGAAGTACAGGATTTGGACAATGTCATCCTGGACGGAAATGACCTCAGCTTTAGCATGAGCATTGATGGAGGTGGGCAAAACATCACCATTGAAATATCTGTAGTATTGGATGGCGAAAGCTTTGAAGGAGATATGGAAGTGGGATCATTTGGCTCCTTTCCGATCAAAGGGGAAAGAACTTCCACGCCTGAATAA
- the nuoL gene encoding NADH-quinone oxidoreductase subunit L, translating into MNQSYSELTAALGASTESLLAFVALVLPLISCMLLLFFSEKLPRKGDFLGILTIGSSFLISLFILFQTSSDGLHHVRLNWFELMSQDQLYRFTLGLRIDWLGAMMMSLISGIALLVHIFSLEYMKGDPNYGRYWAYLGLFCFSMLGLVMADNLLLIFMFWEAVGLSSYFLIGFWYGKDAPAQAAQKAFIVNRVGDAGFLLGLMVLFSMFGSLDLEALSQLFLNSSFENGLWQSQILLENGESIQHSLPIIWLSISGLLLFLGTVAKSAQFPLQIWLPDAMEGPTPVSALIHAATMVAAGVYLLARIFIFLSSEVLLIVALVGAITAFMAAIAAMTQWDIKRVLAYSTISQLGYMVMGMGLGAYDMALFHLFTHAFFKAALFLLAGIVIHQLAHSNRKLLSVGFIPPAQDMHNMGGLRKSMPRTFILYMIPMLALAGVPFFSGFLSKDGILLAAWEEALRLGGIYYLIAALGFISAGLTAFYMARHAILIFGGESREGAPKDPGMLMLFPVAVLAIGSLGFIFSLNPFDGNSSWFIQNLTVPASVLPQGFGTLMQASGEGHLFIGMISTFIAFAGLGLGYWQFHKNQAKDLFPIGERLKNISFNHFYQDRIYNLLIIRPTLWLAKYIDLFDRKLVDGVVKGISVVQIHEEKELPSISALARKFDEGIIDGIVKAIVSLFAGLARRLRHFQSGQVQQYLIWGMVLMGLTFVLSYFFIL; encoded by the coding sequence ATGAATCAAAGCTATTCAGAATTGACAGCTGCATTAGGCGCTAGTACAGAAAGCCTACTGGCCTTTGTCGCTTTAGTTTTGCCTCTGATTAGCTGCATGCTGTTGCTTTTCTTTTCAGAGAAGCTTCCCCGCAAAGGTGATTTTCTGGGAATTCTCACTATCGGCAGCTCCTTTCTTATTTCTCTTTTCATTCTGTTTCAAACTTCTTCAGATGGGCTTCATCATGTTCGATTGAACTGGTTTGAGTTGATGTCACAGGACCAGCTATATAGATTTACCCTGGGACTGCGCATAGACTGGCTGGGAGCTATGATGATGAGCCTGATCAGCGGGATTGCTTTGCTTGTACATATTTTTTCTCTGGAGTATATGAAAGGAGATCCCAATTATGGGAGATACTGGGCCTATTTAGGGCTCTTTTGCTTTTCTATGCTCGGTCTGGTCATGGCCGATAATCTGCTCCTCATTTTTATGTTTTGGGAAGCAGTAGGTCTGAGTTCCTATTTTTTGATTGGATTTTGGTATGGGAAAGATGCGCCAGCACAAGCAGCTCAGAAAGCCTTCATTGTCAATAGAGTAGGGGATGCGGGTTTCTTATTGGGCCTGATGGTGCTTTTTAGCATGTTTGGAAGCCTTGACCTGGAAGCTTTATCACAGCTTTTTCTGAATAGCAGTTTTGAAAATGGACTATGGCAGAGTCAGATTTTATTGGAGAATGGAGAAAGTATTCAGCATTCCCTTCCGATCATTTGGCTAAGTATTTCGGGCTTACTACTCTTTTTGGGAACAGTCGCGAAATCCGCTCAGTTTCCCCTGCAAATCTGGCTACCGGATGCGATGGAAGGTCCCACTCCCGTTTCAGCCCTTATTCATGCGGCTACCATGGTTGCTGCAGGCGTTTACCTATTAGCCAGAATTTTCATATTTCTTAGTTCAGAAGTCTTACTAATTGTAGCCTTGGTCGGAGCAATAACCGCCTTTATGGCTGCCATTGCTGCTATGACTCAATGGGATATCAAACGGGTATTGGCATATTCAACTATTTCCCAATTGGGATATATGGTGATGGGCATGGGATTGGGGGCTTATGACATGGCTCTTTTTCATCTTTTTACCCATGCCTTTTTCAAAGCTGCCCTCTTCCTCTTAGCCGGAATAGTCATACATCAATTGGCCCACAGCAATAGGAAATTACTTTCCGTAGGATTTATTCCCCCTGCCCAGGATATGCACAATATGGGAGGGTTGCGTAAAAGCATGCCTCGCACATTTATTTTATATATGATTCCTATGCTGGCTCTGGCCGGTGTTCCTTTCTTTTCTGGATTCCTATCCAAGGATGGGATTCTGCTGGCTGCCTGGGAAGAAGCCCTTCGTTTGGGAGGAATTTATTACCTGATTGCAGCTTTAGGATTTATAAGTGCGGGATTGACAGCCTTTTATATGGCAAGGCATGCGATTCTGATTTTTGGAGGCGAAAGCCGGGAAGGAGCTCCCAAAGATCCGGGTATGCTTATGCTCTTTCCGGTAGCAGTTTTAGCGATAGGCTCCTTGGGGTTTATTTTTTCCCTCAATCCCTTTGATGGCAATTCTTCCTGGTTTATACAAAATCTGACTGTTCCTGCTTCTGTGCTTCCTCAAGGTTTTGGAACCCTCATGCAGGCTTCTGGAGAGGGCCATCTATTTATAGGAATGATCTCTACTTTTATTGCTTTCGCAGGTCTTGGCTTGGGATATTGGCAGTTCCACAAGAATCAGGCTAAGGATCTTTTTCCGATTGGAGAAAGGCTGAAGAATATTTCTTTCAATCATTTTTATCAGGACAGAATCTACAATCTTCTCATTATCCGACCAACCTTATGGCTGGCGAAATATATCGATCTGTTTGATCGGAAATTGGTGGATGGAGTGGTGAAAGGAATTTCAGTTGTTCAGATTCATGAAGAAAAAGAATTGCCCTCTATTTCTGCTCTTGCCCGAAAATTTGATGAGGGGATAATTGATGGAATTGTAAAAGCTATTGTCTCGCTTTTCGCCGGATTGGCTAGAAGACTGAGGCATTTCCAAAGTGGGCAAGTGCAGCAATATTTAATCTGGGGAATGGTGCTGATGGGACTGACTTTTGTTTTAAGCTATTTTTTTATTCTCTGA
- a CDS encoding amidohydrolase family protein, giving the protein MYKHIIFALCFLMAVSLQAQPKKGSLLIKNGTVITITGGDLENTDVLIRDGKINRIGKNLRAPKGVETVDATGMYVMPGIIDAHSHAGLSAVNEGSNPITPEVSTEDAVEPTSISLYRALAGGVTASHAMHGSANAIGGQCETIKHRWGEMDPDNVRMEGAPRTIKFALGENPMRSHGERSGVNPSSRMGVEQVIRQAFAKAQQYKAAWKKYEANPEMDAPEYSLRLQTMADILDGKILIHCHSYRADEILMLMNVLKDFGVNNITYQHTNEGFKVAPELAEFGAHASVFADWWAYKFEVYYSTAYNAAILTKNGVVTSINSDSGELIRHLYHEAAKTQRYGNLTDNEALKLITINPAIQLGIDSRVGSIEKGKDGDIAIFKNHPLSIYAIPQKTIVDGVIRFDINKDADDMRLSVNPEEKVMPILYFERDRDACMEGSTMVNK; this is encoded by the coding sequence ATGTATAAGCATATAATATTTGCCCTTTGCTTTCTCATGGCTGTGAGTCTTCAGGCTCAACCAAAGAAAGGAAGCTTACTTATAAAGAACGGAACGGTTATCACCATCACAGGAGGGGATCTGGAAAATACGGATGTCCTGATCAGAGATGGAAAGATCAATCGTATTGGAAAAAACCTGAGAGCTCCCAAGGGAGTTGAAACGGTCGATGCTACTGGCATGTATGTAATGCCAGGAATCATTGATGCACATTCCCATGCAGGATTGAGTGCCGTCAATGAAGGCTCTAATCCTATCACACCCGAAGTGTCTACAGAAGATGCAGTAGAACCAACCAGCATTAGCCTGTACAGAGCGCTGGCAGGTGGAGTTACCGCTTCTCATGCCATGCACGGTTCTGCCAATGCTATCGGAGGACAATGCGAAACGATCAAGCACCGCTGGGGTGAGATGGATCCTGACAATGTTCGCATGGAAGGAGCCCCCAGAACCATCAAATTTGCGCTGGGAGAAAATCCCATGAGAAGTCATGGAGAGAGAAGTGGTGTAAATCCAAGTTCACGTATGGGAGTTGAGCAGGTAATTCGCCAGGCTTTTGCCAAAGCTCAGCAATACAAGGCGGCCTGGAAAAAGTATGAAGCCAATCCTGAAATGGATGCTCCTGAATATTCTCTTCGCCTCCAAACAATGGCTGACATCCTTGACGGAAAAATTCTCATCCACTGCCATAGTTATAGGGCTGATGAGATTTTGATGTTGATGAATGTGCTCAAAGACTTTGGGGTAAACAACATCACCTACCAACATACCAATGAAGGATTCAAAGTAGCTCCTGAATTGGCAGAGTTTGGGGCACATGCCTCTGTATTTGCAGACTGGTGGGCCTACAAGTTTGAGGTATACTACTCAACTGCATACAATGCTGCTATTTTGACAAAAAATGGTGTAGTAACTTCTATCAACTCTGACTCAGGAGAATTGATTCGCCATCTGTATCATGAAGCTGCCAAAACTCAGCGTTATGGAAACCTGACAGATAATGAGGCCCTCAAACTGATTACGATCAATCCCGCAATTCAATTGGGTATTGACAGTCGTGTTGGATCTATCGAAAAAGGAAAAGATGGAGATATCGCTATTTTCAAGAACCATCCGCTTTCTATCTATGCCATTCCACAAAAAACCATTGTAGATGGAGTAATCAGATTTGACATCAACAAAGATGCGGATGACATGCGTCTTTCTGTCAATCCAGAAGAAAAGGTTATGCCGATCCTATATTTTGAAAGAGATCGTGATGCCTGTATGGAAGGTTCAACTATGGTGAATAAATAA
- a CDS encoding NADH-quinone oxidoreductase subunit M encodes MISLLVFLPLMGMLLMAVLPRSASSSHKWLALGICVAQLLVAAGFILPAFLASQAAENGISSSATTYHLIESLNWLDINLGTIGRVDIDFSLGLDGLAMMLVLLSSFVFPIAILSSWKTEKNPKGYFMLFMLMNLSTFGVFTAMNFFLFYLFFEFMLLPMFFLIGLWGGKRREYAALKFFIYTLLGSLLILLVMVGLLFSFQTGAEVYTLDFIQLAQLDANANWLNLVPDAIFSVDNEILGFPARSFAFVFLLIGFAIKIPVVPLHTWLPDAHVESGTPISVVLAALLLKVGGYGFFRIIFGIFPDAVIEFSWWIGLLGLVSLIYGAYVAMGQEDLKRMIAYSSVSHMGFVLLGMASLESIGLQGAAFQLFTHGIISALLFLIVGVLYERVADRQIENFQGLWDLMPRYSVVVIIAFFASLGLPGLAAFISEVLVFMGAFQSESSMGGIPRWMAIVAVLGVILSAVYYLRTYRKMFFGTFDEGDTSNWETKLLDLTTREYLMLIPLAIAIIYFGLFPSGMLDLLDEDMARLSEFLGRFK; translated from the coding sequence ATGATATCTTTACTCGTATTCTTGCCTCTAATGGGTATGCTGCTGATGGCGGTATTGCCAAGATCTGCTTCCTCTTCTCATAAGTGGTTGGCACTTGGTATTTGTGTGGCCCAACTGTTGGTCGCTGCTGGATTTATTTTACCCGCTTTTCTTGCCAGTCAGGCTGCTGAAAATGGGATATCGAGTTCTGCAACTACTTATCATCTTATTGAATCCCTCAATTGGCTTGACATAAACCTAGGTACAATTGGGCGAGTGGACATCGATTTTTCGCTCGGCCTGGATGGGTTGGCCATGATGTTGGTCCTGCTTTCGTCTTTTGTCTTTCCCATTGCTATTCTTTCTTCCTGGAAAACTGAGAAGAATCCCAAGGGCTATTTTATGCTCTTCATGCTGATGAATCTCTCCACCTTTGGAGTGTTTACAGCCATGAATTTTTTCCTCTTTTACCTCTTTTTTGAGTTCATGCTCTTGCCCATGTTCTTTTTGATTGGTTTGTGGGGGGGAAAGCGCAGAGAATATGCAGCCCTAAAATTTTTCATCTATACCCTGCTCGGTTCTCTGCTAATTCTGCTTGTCATGGTGGGCCTTCTCTTTAGCTTCCAGACAGGAGCGGAAGTATATACCCTGGACTTTATCCAACTCGCCCAATTAGATGCGAATGCGAATTGGTTGAATTTGGTTCCTGATGCGATCTTTTCAGTGGATAATGAAATTCTGGGATTTCCAGCCAGAAGCTTCGCTTTTGTATTCTTGCTGATTGGCTTCGCGATTAAGATTCCTGTTGTGCCGCTGCATACCTGGTTGCCGGATGCACACGTAGAATCGGGAACTCCTATTTCGGTAGTTTTAGCGGCTTTATTGTTGAAAGTCGGTGGCTATGGTTTCTTCCGTATTATATTCGGCATTTTTCCGGATGCTGTGATTGAATTTTCATGGTGGATAGGTCTGCTGGGATTAGTTTCACTAATCTATGGAGCCTATGTTGCTATGGGACAAGAGGATTTGAAACGGATGATTGCCTATTCTTCTGTATCACATATGGGTTTTGTCTTATTGGGGATGGCTTCTTTGGAAAGCATTGGCTTGCAAGGAGCCGCTTTTCAATTATTTACACATGGAATCATCTCTGCTTTATTGTTCCTGATCGTGGGAGTTCTATATGAGCGTGTAGCGGATCGACAAATCGAAAATTTTCAAGGACTTTGGGATTTGATGCCTCGCTACTCGGTAGTCGTTATCATTGCCTTCTTTGCTTCTTTGGGATTGCCCGGTTTGGCCGCTTTTATTTCTGAAGTATTGGTCTTTATGGGAGCTTTCCAATCAGAATCTTCTATGGGAGGAATTCCTCGATGGATGGCTATCGTAGCTGTACTCGGTGTGATCCTCAGCGCTGTTTATTATCTGAGGACTTATCGAAAGATGTTTTTTGGAACCTTCGATGAGGGAGATACCAGTAATTGGGAGACGAAATTGCTGGATTTAACTACCCGAGAATATCTAATGCTCATTCCCTTGGCTATAGCTATTATTTATTTTGGCTTATTCCCCTCTGGTATGCTTGACCTATTGGATGAGGATATGGCGAGATTGAGTGAGTTTTTAGGGAGGTTTAAGTAA